AAATCGCCCCAAAAACATTAAATATTTAATTGACAGGTGGCACATAATCCCCGTACCCCAAAAAAGTTTACAATAGCCTACTACAGCTCACGATCGACTGTCATGCAACACATTTTAAAAGTGCGTTGTTTAAATCCGCATAAATAACCCTCACGTTTTCAGATAAACCCTGCTCCAAGTTCTATGAGCAATACAGCCTTTCTGTGTGTATTTCAACACTGTTTAACAGGCAGAGTATATAACCCTCTACGTATGTTTCtctacatctgtctctctctacctgctgAAGAGTTTCATGAAGCTCTGGAAGCCGTCCTCTCCAAAGAAGTCGAAGGAGCCCTGTGAGGTGCCCAGGTGAAccagcagcagcaccagcagcaccACCACCAACAGGGGCACCAGCAGGTTCCAGCCTGCCGCCAGGATGTTGTACCACTTGGCCTTGTCCGAGCACTCCTGGGCCAGCTGCAAGTTCCCCTGGGTCTTCTGGTCCCTGGCCTGGACGGGAGAGAGGAGCAAATGTTAAAAGCAATGTAAGCGCTTTAATGTAAGTGCTACCCTGAGTTTATttcattgaattgagagagagcgtgagatagagagcgagaaagTAGATTTTATTGACGGGGCTTAAATTAGGAGAGGCCTCTGGTGTTGGTTCTCTAATGTTATCATCATGAAAggttttaggatgtttttttcaATCTCTGGATACGGTTCAAATGAAAGTATGTAATAATGACACGGGTAATATATTCATTAAAATGCGctcaaaaacacggaacataacaaAAATAAAGCGCGTAAAAATACACCACAGCaacataaaacaaattaaaacaaatatgtatttttttcttcatatttagatctgtgtccatattgtccatgtgtttctagtggatagactaTATGGTTCAAAAAGTGGATGGactatatggttcaagagaaaatagcgtACGTTAATGAAAAAAAGCATTCATTAACAATGTCCGTTTTTTTCTGCAACACTTCCagctattgacttttttcacgaCTGCCACCAGTTTGCCGACAAAAGCATatacaacaaagacatattgacatagtaaaataaaataaaatgtgtaaaaatatatataaatcatatttaatactgaaaccctcatattaaacaccaacgGTATTCACTAAGTTTATGGGTTACAttcaggataatgttttacaactttgtcattctatttttgtAATCATATTTTATATTACATTTCATGAAATCCTTGAAAGTTTCCAAAATTACAGTAGTTTACTGGTAAGCGTTGAAAGTTACCAGTAATATACCCTTCCTTTTCAACCTACACAGGCCCACCATGTAGGTCTTATGACCAGGTTAATGCACCTGTATTTCTTGACGAATACACTGTTTGAAGTCTGCCCTGCTTAAGTTAGTAATTGTACTGGTAAAACATTGGTCTAAGACATTTGGCATATTTCTGGCCACTAATAACATATCTGGTTTATTTGGAGAAACATTCAGTCGGCTTTAGACACTGATTTTAGGTCAGTTTTTCTCCCCCAAATAGTTAGGTTTAGAGTTGGAATTGGAtggcaaactgatcctagatctgtgtctacATTCACATTCTCTCTCGTATGGTACCCCTTCTACCATGCTAGTCTTTAATCTCCCATCAGCACTTGCCTATTAGTAAGATGCCAATTACGCCAGTTTTAAACTCTTCAGTCAGGCTGCCGGTGGCGGTGCCAATCTCTAATTTGGGCTCTGTTTCATTACAGGGGAAGTGATTTTGGGCCACTGTGCCATTCCCAGTCCACATCCCCCATTCCTGTGGTGCAGGACACACGGACTCCCTCATCTAGTTTGGCTTACGGAGAAGCCTTAGACAGCACATGAATCTTACAGGAGACTCAATATTACTACAGTTACATAGTACTGTATGGCAGCTGTAAACGTGGACTTTAAACGGATGCAATTTAACACTCATTATTTGTGTTCAACTTATGCTGGCTGTTCAACCTATCTCTGTGTTGCTTCTATTTTAGCTAACAATATAACAGCTACAACATAATCATTAGTGAGACAGGTTTAAATAGAGActtggggaaagagagagagagagagagagacatggggaaagtgagagagacataTACCTTGTAAAGAACTCACCTTAA
This portion of the Salvelinus sp. IW2-2015 linkage group LG4q.1:29, ASM291031v2, whole genome shotgun sequence genome encodes:
- the ifitm5 gene encoding interferon-induced transmembrane protein 5, which produces MDNHTYNYPSDCTPLTSCKSARKPAGSTVVNMGTAGKKPPSDYLVWSLCNTLYVNFCCLGFMALIYSIKARDQKTQGNLQLAQECSDKAKWYNILAAGWNLLVPLLVVVLLVLLLVHLGTSQGSFDFFGEDGFQSFMKLFSSVH